From a region of the bacterium genome:
- the miaB gene encoding tRNA (N6-isopentenyl adenosine(37)-C2)-methylthiotransferase MiaB: MDNKTYSIITFGCQMNKLDSEVAAGHLQAAGLTPAQTVESADLLLVNSCSVRAKAQDRATTTLHSLPQTKNATRSTRLVGIMGCVAQQMKEKLLDAPFNADFVIGARALPRLPEIIDRLLAGERKIVASESERPDCDYDPAVIHRTGKRSAYVAVSRGCSNLCTYCIVPYVRGPIWHRNPENIINEVSQLVQSGYLDLCLLGQNVNNYSHGRWHFTQLLERLAQTDRLRRLRFITTHPKDLSIETVKLMAHPPLVPYISMPLQSGSDRILRLMNRGYTRTEYLEKVAWLREHIDGSFISTDIMVGFPGESEADFEDTLEVVRLAKFDNIYSFIYSPRPFTKAASLKNEVPRDVVKQRFKRLLALERQNNIDSLHRFVGSTLEVLVDGASRKDRAVACGRCPQNVVVNLPHDSCEVGELVLATITTAGIHSLVGKVTRRLVPAAKS, translated from the coding sequence TTGGACAACAAAACATACTCGATTATCACATTCGGCTGTCAGATGAACAAGCTCGACAGCGAGGTCGCGGCCGGCCATCTCCAGGCCGCTGGACTCACCCCAGCACAAACGGTCGAATCCGCCGATCTACTGCTCGTGAATTCATGCTCAGTAAGGGCAAAGGCACAGGACAGAGCCACCACCACTCTCCACAGCCTTCCCCAGACCAAAAACGCGACTCGCTCAACTAGGCTGGTCGGCATCATGGGCTGCGTCGCTCAACAGATGAAGGAGAAACTCCTCGATGCCCCGTTCAACGCTGATTTCGTTATTGGCGCACGTGCCCTGCCCCGACTCCCAGAGATCATCGACAGACTGCTCGCCGGTGAGCGCAAGATCGTCGCATCTGAGTCGGAGCGGCCGGATTGCGATTACGACCCCGCCGTCATCCACCGAACAGGCAAGCGCAGCGCCTACGTTGCGGTATCGAGAGGATGCAGCAACCTCTGCACCTACTGCATTGTCCCATACGTCAGGGGACCAATCTGGCACCGAAACCCAGAAAACATCATCAACGAAGTTAGCCAGCTCGTGCAATCAGGCTATCTCGATCTCTGCCTGCTCGGCCAAAACGTCAACAACTATTCGCATGGCCGCTGGCACTTCACGCAGCTGCTCGAGCGCCTCGCCCAGACCGACCGCCTGAGGCGCCTTCGGTTCATCACAACGCATCCAAAGGACCTGAGCATCGAGACGGTTAAGTTGATGGCTCATCCGCCGCTTGTCCCCTACATCTCGATGCCGCTTCAATCCGGCTCTGACCGCATATTGCGCCTCATGAACCGGGGCTACACGAGGACAGAATACCTCGAGAAGGTCGCCTGGCTGCGAGAGCATATTGATGGCTCGTTCATCTCGACCGACATCATGGTCGGATTCCCAGGCGAAAGCGAGGCCGATTTCGAGGACACACTTGAGGTAGTGCGCCTCGCCAAGTTCGACAACATCTATAGCTTCATCTACTCACCACGGCCATTTACGAAGGCCGCCAGTCTCAAGAACGAGGTCCCGAGAGACGTTGTCAAACAACGCTTCAAAAGACTGCTAGCGCTGGAGCGCCAAAACAACATCGATAGCCTGCACCGCTTCGTCGGGAGCACTCTAGAAGTATTGGTGGACGGTGCCAGCAGGAAGGACCGAGCCGTCGCCTGCGGGCGTTGCCCTCAGAACGTCGTTGTCAATCTTCCACACGACAGCTGCGAGGTCGGCGAGCTCGTGCTGGCCACGATAACCACGGCCGGCATACACAGCCTGGTCGGAAAGGTAACGAGGCGCTTGGTGCCCGCAGCCAAGTCCTAG